The proteins below come from a single Paraburkholderia flagellata genomic window:
- the antB gene encoding anthranilate 1,2-dioxygenase small subunit, translated as MAITHTQQQAVEQFLYRKAELCDAQSWDAYLDLFDENSEFHVPQWDSEHVYTTDPKRGMSLIYYANRTGLEDRVFRLRTGKSAASTPLPRTLHQITNVRIAECENGELEVKANWATFYARHGVAEHFFGRVTYTLRPDGDTWKIARKHVLLLNDTINAVLDFYHL; from the coding sequence ATGGCCATCACGCACACGCAGCAGCAAGCGGTCGAGCAGTTTCTGTATCGCAAGGCCGAGCTTTGCGACGCGCAGAGCTGGGACGCGTACCTCGACCTCTTCGACGAAAACAGCGAATTCCACGTGCCCCAATGGGACTCCGAGCACGTGTACACGACCGATCCGAAGCGCGGCATGTCGCTCATCTACTACGCGAACCGCACGGGTCTCGAAGATCGTGTGTTCCGCCTGCGCACGGGCAAGTCGGCGGCTTCGACGCCGCTGCCGCGCACGCTGCACCAGATCACCAATGTGCGTATCGCGGAGTGCGAGAACGGCGAGCTGGAAGTGAAGGCCAACTGGGCCACGTTTTACGCGCGGCATGGCGTTGCTGAACACTTCTTCGGACGCGTCACCTACACGCTGCGCCCGGACGGCGACACCTGGAAGATCGCGCGCAAGCATGTGCTGTTGCTCAACGACACGATCAACGCCGTGCTCGACTTCTACCATCTGTAA
- the antA gene encoding anthranilate 1,2-dioxygenase large subunit, whose amino-acid sequence MAGGEPIVSTEKIASQWQDFIGGCLDFRPAEGVYRIAREMFTEPQLFDLEMEFIFEKNWIYACHESEIPKPHDFMTMRAGRQPMIISRDGNGQLNAMINACQHRGATLTRMGKGNQSTFTCPFHAWCYKSDGRLVKVKAPGEYCDDFDKSTRGLKKARIASYKGFVFISLDADATDTIEDYLGDARIFLDMMVAQSPTGELEVLPGKSAYTFEGNWKLQNENGLDGYHVSTVHYNYVATVQRRQEANAQNGGAANGTLDYSKLGAGDAQTDDGWFAFKNGHSVLFSDMPNPSVRPGYASVMPRLVEAYGQEKAEWMMHRLRNLNVYPSLFFMDQISSQLRIVRPVAWNKTEVISQCIGVKGESDQDRESRIRQFEDFFNVSGMGTPDDLVEFREQQRGFQARLERWSDISRGHHKWVAGETANARLLGIEPVLCGTELTHEGLYVNQHGAWQTFLMKGIAQQSNVTKEA is encoded by the coding sequence ATGGCAGGAGGAGAACCCATCGTGAGCACAGAGAAAATCGCGTCGCAATGGCAGGATTTCATTGGCGGATGCCTCGATTTCCGTCCGGCAGAGGGCGTCTATCGCATTGCGCGGGAGATGTTCACCGAGCCGCAATTGTTCGACCTGGAGATGGAGTTCATCTTCGAGAAGAACTGGATCTACGCATGCCACGAGAGCGAGATCCCCAAGCCGCATGACTTCATGACGATGCGCGCCGGCCGACAGCCGATGATCATCTCTCGCGACGGCAACGGCCAGCTCAACGCGATGATCAACGCGTGCCAGCATCGCGGCGCGACGCTCACGCGCATGGGCAAGGGCAATCAGTCGACCTTCACCTGTCCCTTCCATGCATGGTGCTACAAGAGCGATGGACGCCTCGTCAAGGTCAAGGCGCCCGGCGAGTACTGCGACGACTTCGACAAGTCCACACGCGGCCTCAAGAAGGCCCGAATCGCGAGCTACAAGGGCTTCGTGTTCATCAGCCTCGATGCCGATGCAACCGATACGATCGAGGACTACCTTGGCGACGCGCGCATCTTCCTCGACATGATGGTGGCGCAATCGCCCACGGGAGAACTCGAGGTGCTGCCGGGCAAGTCCGCCTATACCTTCGAAGGCAACTGGAAGCTGCAGAACGAGAACGGCCTCGACGGCTATCACGTGAGCACGGTGCACTACAACTACGTCGCCACGGTGCAGCGGCGCCAAGAGGCGAACGCGCAGAACGGCGGCGCGGCGAACGGCACGCTCGACTACAGCAAGCTTGGCGCGGGCGATGCACAGACCGACGACGGCTGGTTCGCGTTCAAAAACGGCCACAGTGTCCTGTTCAGCGACATGCCGAACCCCAGTGTACGTCCCGGCTATGCAAGCGTCATGCCGCGCCTCGTCGAGGCGTACGGCCAGGAGAAGGCCGAATGGATGATGCATCGGCTGCGCAACCTGAACGTCTATCCGAGCCTCTTTTTCATGGATCAGATCAGCTCTCAATTGCGCATCGTGCGACCGGTCGCCTGGAATAAAACGGAGGTCATCAGCCAGTGTATCGGCGTGAAGGGCGAGTCGGATCAGGACCGCGAGAGCCGCATCCGGCAGTTCGAAGACTTCTTCAATGTTTCAGGCATGGGCACGCCGGACGATCTCGTGGAATTCCGCGAGCAGCAACGCGGCTTCCAGGCGCGCCTCGAGCGCTGGAGCGATATTTCGCGCGGTCATCACAAGTGGGTGGCGGGCGAGACGGCGAATGCGCGCCTGCTCGGCATCGAGCCCGTGCTGTGTGGCACGGAACTGACCCACGAGGGGCTTTACGTCAACCAGCACGGCGCGTGGCAGACGTTCCTCATGAAGGGCATCGCGCAGCAATCGAACGTCACGAAGGAGGCTTGA
- the catA gene encoding catechol 1,2-dioxygenase → MSVKVFETSEVQDLLKAATNVDGNGGNTRFKQIAHRLLSDLFKAIDELDITPDEVWTGINYLNKLGQDGEAALLAAGIGLEKYLDIRMDAADEEAGISGGTPRTIEGPLYVAGAPVRDGVSRIDLDADAQAGPLVIHGTVTGPDGEPVAGAVVECWHANSQGFYSHFDPTGAQSDFNLRGAVKTGADGKYEFRTLMPVGYGCPPHGATQQLLNALDRHGERPAHVHFFVTSDDHRKLTTQFNVEGDPLIWDDFAYATREELIPPVTEKSGGAALGLKADVYKDIEFNLALTPFVQGKDNQIVNRLRVAAAA, encoded by the coding sequence ATGAGCGTGAAAGTATTCGAAACCAGCGAAGTGCAGGATCTGCTGAAGGCCGCCACGAACGTGGACGGCAACGGCGGCAATACGCGTTTCAAGCAGATTGCCCATCGCCTGCTGAGCGATCTGTTCAAGGCGATCGACGAACTCGACATCACACCCGATGAGGTCTGGACCGGCATCAACTATCTGAACAAGCTCGGCCAGGACGGCGAAGCGGCGCTGCTCGCGGCAGGCATTGGACTGGAAAAGTATCTCGACATTCGCATGGACGCCGCCGACGAGGAAGCGGGCATCAGCGGCGGCACGCCGCGCACGATCGAAGGACCGTTGTATGTTGCGGGCGCACCGGTGCGTGACGGCGTTTCGCGAATCGACCTCGATGCCGATGCGCAAGCCGGCCCGCTCGTGATTCACGGCACGGTCACCGGCCCGGACGGCGAGCCGGTCGCGGGCGCCGTGGTCGAATGCTGGCATGCCAACTCGCAGGGCTTCTACTCGCACTTCGACCCGACCGGCGCGCAGAGCGATTTCAACCTGCGCGGCGCGGTGAAGACCGGCGCCGACGGCAAATACGAATTCCGCACGCTCATGCCCGTGGGCTACGGCTGCCCGCCGCATGGCGCCACACAGCAGCTGCTGAATGCATTGGACCGTCACGGTGAGCGTCCGGCGCACGTGCACTTCTTCGTCACGAGCGACGATCACCGCAAGCTGACCACGCAGTTCAACGTCGAGGGCGATCCGCTGATCTGGGACGACTTCGCCTACGCAACGCGTGAAGAGTTGATTCCGCCTGTGACGGAAAAGTCCGGTGGCGCCGCGCTCGGCCTGAAGGCCGACGTGTACAAGGACATCGAGTTCAACCTCGCGCTGACGCCGTTCGTTCAGGGCAAGGACAACCAGATCGTCAACCGGTTGCGCGTGGCCGCCGCGGCATAA
- a CDS encoding nuclear transport factor 2 family protein, whose translation MDERINELLYRNLQEVFGEGDAKHRRAVIEELYTEDCVLYAPPGVFAGHDALDSFAGALRATHPHFAYVPLGAPQALHNAGRLSWGSGPRGEAPDYTGVDVIIVRDGKIAALYVFLDSMPS comes from the coding sequence ATGGATGAACGTATCAACGAACTGCTTTATCGCAACCTGCAGGAGGTCTTCGGCGAAGGCGATGCAAAGCATCGTCGCGCGGTGATCGAAGAACTCTATACAGAGGACTGTGTGCTCTACGCGCCTCCGGGCGTATTCGCCGGGCACGACGCGCTCGACAGCTTCGCCGGGGCCCTGCGCGCGACGCACCCGCATTTCGCCTACGTGCCGCTCGGTGCGCCTCAAGCCCTGCACAATGCTGGCCGCCTGTCATGGGGATCGGGCCCACGGGGCGAGGCGCCTGACTACACAGGCGTGGATGTGATCATCGTTCGCGACGGGAAGATTGCGGCGCTCTACGTCTTTCTCGATTCGATGCCGTCGTAG
- a CDS encoding SDR family oxidoreductase encodes MERKLEGKIAVVTGGTSGIGLATAKRFASEGAQVFVTGRRKAELDAAVAAIGPKATGIQSDSASLTDLNALYERVKTDAGRIDVLFVNAGGGSMQPLGSITEAEYDDTFNRNVKGVLFTVQKALPLLVDGASVILTASNVSIKGTPAFSVYSASKAAVRNFARSWTLDLKARGIRVNVISPGPIKTPGLVDLAGPDAAQQQGMLDYMASTVPLGRVGEPDEVARAAVFLASSDSSFIAGTEIFVDGGQAQI; translated from the coding sequence ATGGAACGCAAACTGGAAGGAAAGATTGCCGTCGTCACTGGCGGAACGAGTGGGATCGGCCTTGCCACCGCAAAGCGCTTTGCGTCGGAAGGCGCGCAGGTCTTCGTTACTGGCCGGCGCAAAGCCGAACTCGATGCCGCAGTCGCGGCAATCGGGCCGAAGGCGACCGGCATACAGTCGGACTCCGCTAGCCTCACCGATCTCAACGCCCTCTATGAACGCGTGAAGACTGACGCGGGCCGCATCGACGTGCTGTTCGTCAATGCGGGCGGCGGCTCGATGCAGCCATTGGGTTCGATTACCGAAGCGGAGTACGACGATACGTTTAATCGCAACGTGAAGGGCGTGCTCTTCACGGTGCAGAAGGCGCTTCCCCTGCTGGTCGATGGCGCATCGGTGATACTCACCGCGTCCAATGTCAGCATCAAGGGCACGCCGGCGTTCAGTGTATATAGCGCCTCGAAGGCCGCGGTGCGCAACTTCGCCCGCAGCTGGACGCTCGACCTGAAAGCGCGTGGCATCCGCGTGAACGTCATCAGCCCGGGCCCGATCAAAACGCCTGGCCTTGTCGATCTGGCCGGCCCGGATGCCGCTCAGCAGCAGGGCATGCTCGACTATATGGCCTCGACCGTCCCGCTCGGACGTGTGGGCGAGCCCGACGAAGTCGCGCGTGCTGCTGTCTTCCTCGCTTCGTCTGACTCGAGCTTCATCGCCGGTACGGAGATTTTCGTCGACGGTGGGCAGGCCCAGATTTAA